From Hermetia illucens chromosome 6, iHerIll2.2.curated.20191125, whole genome shotgun sequence, one genomic window encodes:
- the LOC119659723 gene encoding uncharacterized protein LOC119659723 isoform X1: MLQCKCEVCLKRSIKTEKIQLKAFDRKEPGILSKSKVQLKEDECEPPAAISKEQRELPPLVSQPTQTVQLPVKQKPTILPSRREPDIDVSVPTIGQAISVELKPNNARDLSPSLPSRHFANPVVLKTTRGEKARTSPCRVLQQSNESRKVSSDRELPSVQYPIRIHQTPKKDKKAEISTPLQSAPLQFGETCRCEQCESSNLRQTSPIKVKSQVGEHIFQKPRIPSPTFTDYTGKVEQPLGVTGDVHECTCEICQEGGTKECPSKYKRFTCFHCCKRKQKSVISCHRRPSKTKLERMSDPIDSIKPSSSSKIDKVETTSLHTIFPPVSPKASTRSIHSSMITSCPCLYSLESSEKDESQVCTCKSELSLIGKISEETEKPEETLGSQIPSRSVARISQGSLLSCVTSCSCWRVQDDETFSSKSTSEIESFISVKSSREFEEVTEGERIPCTCKTKPPPATQEVIPIESEEQLHEESESISVEPAFSRLTTSQLSAAKSMRSLFGTSSAQISIPINDRHPEESISSNLGKSYEDISLPEKSCSCTVCQLTPGQPLIHENLEQDYHDSPGSKSETCRTTTIDIPSRPLRCPNKCGCLDCPFLNPDRKSKTQFTYKCPQYRNHGDDVECQERRRRDIIDQRTKRCAICRRLLMDSDGCQVQTCSCSARGVPCPLDSTLHKTESFFYRAARLLLESDSELHGVSETAKTLFRFIFSELKNIKRILHQRITGESTSRSREDDCCQISACYCSAIGTPPGIRRSFNFPELKPFESAPSLLRSPLFDSDEHIPLSRSMFSHSFCYCGLTVQIVSIKAVGKKALMVTWKYDGNKDISRFEIYVDGYLKCHKFSPCRNIAIVNDVDINKEHHIRIIAIPKTSPLIRNGMALRGLYLPEEYRGTYSRTCLYQPQGPA, translated from the exons ATGCTACAATGCAAGTGTGAAGTTTGTCTAAAGCGATCCATAAAAACGGAGAAAATTCAActtaaggcttttgatagaaagGAGCCAGGTATTCTATCTAAATCTAAAGTTCAACTAAAGGAAGATGAATGCGAGCCTCCGGCTGCAATAAGCAAGGAGCAAAGAGAATTGCCTCCGTTAGTGAGTCAACCAACACAAACAGTGCAGCTTCCAGTGAAGCAGAAGCCCACAATACTGCCGAGTCGGAGAGAACCTGATATTGATGTGTCTGTACCTACTATAGGTCAAGCAATATCCGTAGAACTGAAGCCAAACAATGCACGCGATTTATCGCCTAGTTTGCCAAGCAGGCATTTTGCTAACCCGGTAGTATTGAAAACCACTAGAGGGGAAAAAGCTAGAACTTCACCCTGTAGGGTGCTTCAGCAATCGAATGAGAGTCGGAAAGTATCTTCCGACCGCGAACTCCCTTCTGTTCAATATCCTATTCGGATACATCAAACAcccaaaaaggataaaaaagcAGAAATATCGACCCCTTTACAAAGTGCGCCTTTGCAGTTTGGTGAAACGTGTCGTTGCGAACAATGTGAATCAAGCAATCTCCGGCAAACTTCTCCTATCAAAGTCAAAAGTCAAGTAGGGGAGCATATTTTTCAGAAACCAAGGATACCATCACCAACGTTCACTGATTACACTGGAAAAGTAGAACAGCCACTTGGAGTGACTGGTGATGTGCACGAATGCACTTGCGAAATTTGTCAAGAAGGAGGTACAAAGGAATGCCCCTCTAAATACAAAAGGTTTACTTGCTTCCACTGCtgcaaaagaaaacagaaaagcgTAATTAGTTGTCATCGACGCCCTTCGAAAACTAAGCTGGAAAGAATGTCTGACCCAATCGATTCGATAAAACCATCGTCTTCAAGTAAAATAGACAAAGTTGAAACAACTTCCCTACACACCATTTTTCCTCCAGTCTCCCCGAAAGCAAGCACCAGAAGCATACACTCATCCATGATAACTTCATGTCCTTGTTTATACTCTCTGGAAAGTTCCGAAAAAGATGAAAGCCAAGTTTGCACGTGCAAATCGGAACTATCTCTCATCGGAAAAATATCCGAAGAAACGGAGAAACCAGAAGAAACCTTGGGCAGCCAGATACCATCTCGGTCAGTTGCTCGTATCAGTCAAGGTTCATTATTAAGTTGCGTAACCAGTTGTAGTTGCTGGCGTGTACAAGACGATGaaacattttcttcaaaaagtaCTTCAGAAATAGAATCGTTCATAAGTGTAAAATCTAGTCGAGAATTTGAAGAAGTAACTGAAGGCGAAAGAATACCTTGTACTTGTAAAACTAAACCACCACCAGCTACCCAAGAAGTTATTCCCATAGAAAGTGAAGAACAGCTGCATGAAGAATCAGAATCAATATCTGTTGAACCTGCATTCAGCAGGTTGACAACATCGCAGTTATCTGCAGCTAAAAGCATGAGATCTCTTTTCGGGACTTCAAGTGCTCAGATATCAATCCCGATTAACGATAGACACCCTGAGGAAAGCATTTCCTCTAATTTGGGTAAAAGCTATGAAGATATTAGTCTACCAGAAAAATCATGCAGTTGTACTGTTTGTCAACTAACGCCAGGACAACCTCTTATCCATGAAAACTTGGAACAAGACTATCACGATTCTCCAGGGTCAAAAAGCGAAACATGTCGTACCACGACAATAGACATACCAAGTAGGCCTTTACGCTGTCCTAATAAGTGCGGCTGTCTAGACTGTCCGTTTCTCAATCCAGATCGAAAATCAAAAACCCAGTTTACATATAAATGTCCTCAATACCGAAATCATGGTGACGATGTCGAATGCCAGGAACGACGTCGTCGCGATATAATTGACCAAAGAACAAAGCGATGTGCAATATGCCGTCGATTACTAATGGATTCTG ATGGCTGCCAAGTCCAAACCTGTTCCTGTTCAGCACGTGGAGTCCCATGTCCTCTAGATAGTACACTTCATAAAACCGAGTCTTTCTTCTACAGAGCAGCACGGCTTTTACTTGAATCGGATTCTGAGCTACACGGAGTCAGCGAAACGGCT aaaacaTTATTCAGATTCATTTTCTCGGAactaaaaaacataaaaaggaTATTACATCAAAGAATCACTGGTGAGAGTACGAGCAGAAGTAGAGAAGACGATTGTTGTCAGATATCCGCCTGCTATTGTTCCGCGATTGGAACTCCACCAGGAATTCGAAGAAGTTTCAACTTTCCGGAGTTAAAACCATTCGAGTCAGCACCAAGTTTGCTGAGAAGTCCTTTGTTTGATAGTGACGAACACATACCTTTGTCAAGGTCTATGTTTTCGCATAGTTTTTGTTACTGTGGATTGACTGTTCAAATTGTATCAATTAAAGCAGTTGGAAAAAAAGCACTGATGGTCACATGGAAGTATGATGGTAATAAGGACATTAGCCGTTTTGAG ATCTATGTTGATGGCTATCTCAAATGTCACAAGTTCTCACCTTGCCGAAACATAGCAATAGTTAATGACGTTGATATAAATAAGGAACATCATATTCGAATAATTGCAATACCCAAGACGTCACCATTAATACGGAATGGAATGGCTTTACGAGGTCTTTATCTTCCAGAAGAGTATCGAGGAACTTACAGCCGAACCTGCTTATACCAGCCACAAGGACCTGCTTAA
- the LOC119659723 gene encoding uncharacterized protein LOC119659723 isoform X2 — protein sequence MLQCKCEVCLKRSIKTEKIQLKAFDRKEPGILSKSKVQLKEDECEPPAAISKEQRELPPLVSQPTQTVQLPVKQKPTILPSRREPDIDVSVPTIGQAISVELKPNNARDLSPSLPSRHFANPVVLKTTRGEKARTSPCRVLQQSNESRKVSSDRELPSVQYPIRIHQTPKKDKKAEISTPLQSAPLQFGETCRCEQCESSNLRQTSPIKVKSQVGEHIFQKPRIPSPTFTDYTGKVEQPLGVTGDVHECTCEICQEGGTKECPSKYKRFTCFHCCKRKQKSVISCHRRPSKTKLERMSDPIDSIKPSSSSKIDKVETTSLHTIFPPVSPKASTRSIHSSMITSCPCLYSLESSEKDESQVCTCKSELSLIGKISEETEKPEETLGSQIPSRSVARISQGSLLSCVTSCSCWRVQDDETFSSKSTSEIESFISVKSSREFEEVTEGERIPCTCKTKPPPATQEVIPIESEEQLHEESESISVEPAFSRLTTSQLSAAKSMRSLFGTSSAQISIPINDRHPEESISSNLGKSYEDISLPEKSCSCTVCQLTPGQPLIHENLEQDYHDSPGSKSETCRTTTIDIPNRKSKTQFTYKCPQYRNHGDDVECQERRRRDIIDQRTKRCAICRRLLMDSDGCQVQTCSCSARGVPCPLDSTLHKTESFFYRAARLLLESDSELHGVSETAKTLFRFIFSELKNIKRILHQRITGESTSRSREDDCCQISACYCSAIGTPPGIRRSFNFPELKPFESAPSLLRSPLFDSDEHIPLSRSMFSHSFCYCGLTVQIVSIKAVGKKALMVTWKYDGNKDISRFEIYVDGYLKCHKFSPCRNIAIVNDVDINKEHHIRIIAIPKTSPLIRNGMALRGLYLPEEYRGTYSRTCLYQPQGPA from the exons ATGCTACAATGCAAGTGTGAAGTTTGTCTAAAGCGATCCATAAAAACGGAGAAAATTCAActtaaggcttttgatagaaagGAGCCAGGTATTCTATCTAAATCTAAAGTTCAACTAAAGGAAGATGAATGCGAGCCTCCGGCTGCAATAAGCAAGGAGCAAAGAGAATTGCCTCCGTTAGTGAGTCAACCAACACAAACAGTGCAGCTTCCAGTGAAGCAGAAGCCCACAATACTGCCGAGTCGGAGAGAACCTGATATTGATGTGTCTGTACCTACTATAGGTCAAGCAATATCCGTAGAACTGAAGCCAAACAATGCACGCGATTTATCGCCTAGTTTGCCAAGCAGGCATTTTGCTAACCCGGTAGTATTGAAAACCACTAGAGGGGAAAAAGCTAGAACTTCACCCTGTAGGGTGCTTCAGCAATCGAATGAGAGTCGGAAAGTATCTTCCGACCGCGAACTCCCTTCTGTTCAATATCCTATTCGGATACATCAAACAcccaaaaaggataaaaaagcAGAAATATCGACCCCTTTACAAAGTGCGCCTTTGCAGTTTGGTGAAACGTGTCGTTGCGAACAATGTGAATCAAGCAATCTCCGGCAAACTTCTCCTATCAAAGTCAAAAGTCAAGTAGGGGAGCATATTTTTCAGAAACCAAGGATACCATCACCAACGTTCACTGATTACACTGGAAAAGTAGAACAGCCACTTGGAGTGACTGGTGATGTGCACGAATGCACTTGCGAAATTTGTCAAGAAGGAGGTACAAAGGAATGCCCCTCTAAATACAAAAGGTTTACTTGCTTCCACTGCtgcaaaagaaaacagaaaagcgTAATTAGTTGTCATCGACGCCCTTCGAAAACTAAGCTGGAAAGAATGTCTGACCCAATCGATTCGATAAAACCATCGTCTTCAAGTAAAATAGACAAAGTTGAAACAACTTCCCTACACACCATTTTTCCTCCAGTCTCCCCGAAAGCAAGCACCAGAAGCATACACTCATCCATGATAACTTCATGTCCTTGTTTATACTCTCTGGAAAGTTCCGAAAAAGATGAAAGCCAAGTTTGCACGTGCAAATCGGAACTATCTCTCATCGGAAAAATATCCGAAGAAACGGAGAAACCAGAAGAAACCTTGGGCAGCCAGATACCATCTCGGTCAGTTGCTCGTATCAGTCAAGGTTCATTATTAAGTTGCGTAACCAGTTGTAGTTGCTGGCGTGTACAAGACGATGaaacattttcttcaaaaagtaCTTCAGAAATAGAATCGTTCATAAGTGTAAAATCTAGTCGAGAATTTGAAGAAGTAACTGAAGGCGAAAGAATACCTTGTACTTGTAAAACTAAACCACCACCAGCTACCCAAGAAGTTATTCCCATAGAAAGTGAAGAACAGCTGCATGAAGAATCAGAATCAATATCTGTTGAACCTGCATTCAGCAGGTTGACAACATCGCAGTTATCTGCAGCTAAAAGCATGAGATCTCTTTTCGGGACTTCAAGTGCTCAGATATCAATCCCGATTAACGATAGACACCCTGAGGAAAGCATTTCCTCTAATTTGGGTAAAAGCTATGAAGATATTAGTCTACCAGAAAAATCATGCAGTTGTACTGTTTGTCAACTAACGCCAGGACAACCTCTTATCCATGAAAACTTGGAACAAGACTATCACGATTCTCCAGGGTCAAAAAGCGAAACATGTCGTACCACGACAATAGACATACCAA ATCGAAAATCAAAAACCCAGTTTACATATAAATGTCCTCAATACCGAAATCATGGTGACGATGTCGAATGCCAGGAACGACGTCGTCGCGATATAATTGACCAAAGAACAAAGCGATGTGCAATATGCCGTCGATTACTAATGGATTCTG ATGGCTGCCAAGTCCAAACCTGTTCCTGTTCAGCACGTGGAGTCCCATGTCCTCTAGATAGTACACTTCATAAAACCGAGTCTTTCTTCTACAGAGCAGCACGGCTTTTACTTGAATCGGATTCTGAGCTACACGGAGTCAGCGAAACGGCT aaaacaTTATTCAGATTCATTTTCTCGGAactaaaaaacataaaaaggaTATTACATCAAAGAATCACTGGTGAGAGTACGAGCAGAAGTAGAGAAGACGATTGTTGTCAGATATCCGCCTGCTATTGTTCCGCGATTGGAACTCCACCAGGAATTCGAAGAAGTTTCAACTTTCCGGAGTTAAAACCATTCGAGTCAGCACCAAGTTTGCTGAGAAGTCCTTTGTTTGATAGTGACGAACACATACCTTTGTCAAGGTCTATGTTTTCGCATAGTTTTTGTTACTGTGGATTGACTGTTCAAATTGTATCAATTAAAGCAGTTGGAAAAAAAGCACTGATGGTCACATGGAAGTATGATGGTAATAAGGACATTAGCCGTTTTGAG ATCTATGTTGATGGCTATCTCAAATGTCACAAGTTCTCACCTTGCCGAAACATAGCAATAGTTAATGACGTTGATATAAATAAGGAACATCATATTCGAATAATTGCAATACCCAAGACGTCACCATTAATACGGAATGGAATGGCTTTACGAGGTCTTTATCTTCCAGAAGAGTATCGAGGAACTTACAGCCGAACCTGCTTATACCAGCCACAAGGACCTGCTTAA